GATGAAGGGGTAAACTGCTGTTTCTTCAATCTATGAATACCTGCACTGTATTTTTTACCAGCTCAGCTGTTTTCCAGGGTTACTGGAAGTCTCAGTAACAGTTCAGTCTCTGAATGTATTAGGATGGTAGTTGTTTtccaataaaatgtttattaccCTTTCAAACAAATGTGTTAATATCTTTACCTGATCAAATGATctatattatacccaaaaatacataaaatggcACTGTTAATATGACATAACATGAGAACATTTTACACATTTCAGTCTATTAATTTACAAAGACATTTTCcatataattttgtttattcacCATTAGGTGGCCTCAAGCATTAAACAAGCATTAAAATCagctaaaacaattaaaatcaaGATATTTCATGTAATAATTCATCCAGTTTTTTGTCTTTGAGGAATCAGTGTTCCCATGATCTTGAAAATCTGAATACTAATTAATCATACctaaaagtgtgatttcttgacctggaaaagtcatgtaaattaatCATATATTAACTCCATGGgcatttatttcttttgatgaatgtacatttttgtagttaTTCCAAGTGTAAATTGTGTTGTGCTTGTCATTAATCCAGTAGATCATGAACATGTGGAAGAGTCATGTAACTTCACTGGTTCAAAAGAGTGGAAGCCTGAAGAACATTCAGCTACTCCTGCACAGAAACTAGGAGTGTCCAGTATTGTTGTGGATAATGGGGTTTGTCAAAAGGGGGTTGGCCTTGGAGCCAAAAAGGTTGAGAAGCACCGACTTAATCCATTCAGTCATTAAAGATTCTTGATCTTAAAAGAGATGCATAGTTTTAAATCAAGACAGCACAAGCACACTTCaatcatatcatttttttttttttttatacaaaatattgattgattgaagtTGGGTTTCAAAGCATGAAGCAAGTGATATGTTCAAAGTAAAAGCGAAGGTCTTGGACACTTTCTGGTCGTCAGACTTTGTAGAACCCGTTTATGTGTTAATGTGATGAAATACACCAGTGGCGgagggcgagatctgcttggttacaaacattcttgcaaatatcttcctttgtgttcagcagaactatccctttaagaatgttTCTTGAATCTGGCCCCAGGCATTTCCAAGTGTGTTTTGGGGTTGTTCAGCTAACGTTGGACACTTGTCCACAGACTCCATTTGCTCTTCTGAAACGACTCATTTTTGTAAGTTCACCTGTCAATATATAATCCCTGAACAGAGGATTTGTCTCACTTGAGCTCAAGTGAGACAAATCCTCTATCAACTTGCAGTTCTGACTGTTTAGTTTTTCTGAGAGTTTATAATGACCTAATTTCTAGGACCCTAGTTCTTTTGTATGTATTAGGAGTTCATACTATTTTTCAATtctgtatttgtattattaattttcagGAATGATTTAATTGTTTgagatttaaatttaattgataTATTCTCCTAACCAAATCCTAAACAAAACCATTAGTAAcccttttgaaatgtttaaccTAATTTGTTTCAATATATGAGGCCCTGTATTCTggttttaaataagttttcttGGAAagaatgactttattttttcaacgcagaagtaagctattttctgtgtatgtatatacatgAAACATGACGTTGGTTACCATATTCTTACAGTTATTatggaaaaatataaaaatgatgaGACAAGTTGATGAGAAATAttctttgttttaataaatagagtAATTATTACAATGGTAGTGTAAAAATAGaattgttttggttgttttcTTGATGGTCTAagtaatttttacttgtttaaCCTGAAAAACTTTCAACATCAGTGTAACTGGAACATGACTtcacagttaaataaaacagtgaGGACTTTGCCGCCTCATTCCAGAAGTTCACTGCACACAACTGGTCAATACCAGCGTACACGAACATGACAATCATCATGGCAGATTTCACGGTTCAGTGTTTCTGCAAGGGCGTATTAATGCTTTACATGTAAATGTTGCTTTAATTAGCAGATCTCATGTAGCAGCTCTTGAAAAGCACACTAAATGCCGTGTGTTTTCCAGTTGGAAGCACACAGACTGTCCGATCATGTTGATCTTGATTCTGAGGTGAGTGAGTCCACTCCTCATTTAGGGCGTCAGCTGGTCCAGTGTGTCGTGCGTCATCTCGTCTCTCACGGTCTGACTCGAGTCGCGGTTGGAGAAGCGCTCCCTCAACTCCGCCACTTCTCCCTCTCTGCTCATCATGTCTTCAGCCAGCTGGCCGATCCTCAGCGTCAGGTCAGCTAGTTTGGGCTCTACAATGGCGAAGTCTTGTCTGATGGTGAAGACTTTGGGCTTCAGGTCGTCTGCGAACGTCACCATCTTGCGCAGCTTGGCTTGACCGCTCTCCAGCGCCAGGATTTGCTCGGCGAGCTTGCGGTTGTCCGTGGAGAGCTGGTGAACGAGTGAGCTGATCTGATCCAGTCTCTGGCCGTTCCTCTCGGTGGAGCTCTTCAGACCGGAGACGCGGTCGATGCTGCCGGCCAGCAGATCACCGATGCGCTTGACCATGAGCTTCTCGGTCTGGACCACCTTCTCCTCCAGGGCGTTTGTCTGATTGAGCAGTGCCTCAACTTCGGTCTCCAGGCCAGCCATACGCCGCACATCCGTACGGATGGAGGCCACCTTTGAGGTCACGTCATTGGAGACCTGCAGGGTTCGGCTCTCCACGTCCTCCACGGCTTCAGCGAGGGTGCTCAGGTCCTGCTGGAGCTGCTGCCGTTGACCGGTGAGGCTGGAGAAACGCGCCTTCAGTTCATTGACCTCCGCAGACAAAGCCTCCATCTGGGAGACGACCGGCGTTCCCGCCAGACCGGACATCAGCGCATGGACACTCGCACACTAGAGAGGACACAAGTACACTTTGAGTACATACTTCAGGCAGAAAGAAgtctatggaagcccatttccaacACATAAGAAAAGAttatgctttggtaaatcataattgtaacattaaaaccaatagagtcaaaattgtgatatgaaaaagtcaaaatttgaaaaaattatgacatactaagttgaAATTAACAGAAAGTTTAAATTGACTTAAAAGTCATAACTATTGCAAAGATATCATTTTGGTTGtcttatttcaatatttttaattgaaaaaataatgtcaGTCATAATTACTTATGTTAATTTTGAGATAAACATTCGAAGGCATGACATATGTCAATTAtaaattgtcataattatgacttggtGTGTTATAATTCGACTTGTCATTTTTGACTCTTAAAATTTTAACTTAGTATGTCATTATAGTAATTATAacagtatgtcataattaagatttaccaaagcatgattttttttcttaagtggtggaaatgggcttttttttttttatagaagtTGTCAGAATATTTTCAATATAGAGTAAATAATTGTAGAAGTAGTATTATGAACCTGTGgaagtaattattttaaaatccaGATGCGTTTGAGCCCACTTGACAGTGGCTGTAGAATTAGGTGACTTCCATTAAACAACGAAGGGTTACCAAATCACTGTCCAGATGTGAATGTCATGTGGGGATACCTTATCTCTAGAGATGAACAAGTGTCCTTGGGAAATGCTGAGTAAGGCCCAAAGACAAGGGGAGTGGGCTTCAATGTTGGGAAGCAGGT
The Ctenopharyngodon idella isolate HZGC_01 chromosome 4, HZGC01, whole genome shotgun sequence genome window above contains:
- the ikbip gene encoding inhibitor of nuclear factor kappa-B kinase-interacting protein isoform X1, encoding MCLALSLSITWLHLQQGAKLAEMTEKYEFLQEKSRSVQDLDEKLTEVSQKCASVHALMSGLAGTPVVSQMEALSAEVNELKARFSSLTGQRQQLQQDLSTLAEAVEDVESRTLQVSNDVTSKVASIRTDVRRMAGLETEVEALLNQTNALEEKVVQTEKLMVKRIGDLLAGSIDRVSGLKSSTERNGQRLDQISSLVHQLSTDNRKLAEQILALESGQAKLRKMVTFADDLKPKVFTIRQDFAIVEPKLADLTLRIGQLAEDMMSREGEVAELRERFSNRDSSQTVRDEMTHDTLDQLTP